Proteins from a genomic interval of Streptomyces fodineus:
- a CDS encoding S1 family peptidase, with protein MTQRRTALTSRALTGASVVALTAGAALLPGAGSATAAPASAAATASAARAASAAALVVRLGDRAAGSYYDSSAHRFVVDITDPSAAGQVRRTGAVPRTVRYSTAQLRSVLGTLAQRARIAGTAWSVDPRRDRVVVTVDPTVTGAKRARLNTVVNSLGDKVVMRRAVSAFKPFIAGGDAIWGSGVRCSLGFNVTVNGAPYFLTAGHCGNASATWSDSQGGGEAGQTVDSQFPGTDYALVQYDDASSDHASVVDLYDGSGQQITHAADAYVGESVQRSGSTSGVHGGTVTGLDATVNYEEGSVSGLIDTDVCAEPGDSGGALFDADAAIGLTSGGSGDCTSGGETFFQPVPAALSAEGATLP; from the coding sequence ATGACGCAACGCCGAACAGCTCTCACCAGCCGCGCGCTCACCGGAGCGAGCGTCGTGGCCCTCACGGCCGGCGCGGCCCTGCTCCCCGGCGCCGGCTCGGCGACGGCCGCCCCGGCTTCTGCCGCAGCCACCGCGTCCGCGGCCCGTGCCGCGTCCGCCGCGGCCCTCGTCGTACGACTGGGCGACCGCGCCGCGGGGTCCTACTACGACTCCTCGGCCCACCGGTTCGTCGTCGACATCACCGACCCGTCCGCGGCCGGACAGGTTCGCCGTACCGGTGCCGTCCCCAGAACCGTGCGCTACTCCACAGCCCAACTGCGCAGCGTGCTGGGCACGTTGGCCCAGCGGGCCCGGATCGCGGGCACCGCCTGGTCGGTCGACCCCCGCCGGGACAGAGTCGTCGTGACCGTCGACCCGACGGTCACCGGAGCGAAGCGCGCCCGGCTGAACACGGTGGTCAACTCGCTCGGCGACAAGGTCGTCATGCGTCGGGCCGTCTCCGCGTTCAAGCCGTTCATCGCGGGCGGCGACGCGATCTGGGGCAGCGGAGTGCGCTGCTCTCTCGGGTTCAACGTGACGGTGAACGGCGCGCCGTACTTCCTGACCGCCGGGCACTGCGGCAACGCTTCCGCGACGTGGTCCGACTCGCAGGGCGGCGGGGAGGCCGGCCAGACCGTCGACTCGCAGTTCCCCGGCACCGACTACGCGCTGGTCCAGTACGACGACGCGAGCAGCGACCACGCGAGCGTCGTCGACCTCTACGACGGCAGCGGCCAGCAGATCACCCACGCCGCCGACGCCTACGTCGGGGAATCGGTGCAGCGCTCCGGTAGCACCTCGGGTGTCCACGGCGGGACCGTCACCGGGCTCGACGCCACCGTGAACTATGAGGAGGGGTCGGTCTCCGGGCTCATTGACACCGATGTGTGCGCCGAACCCGGCGACAGCGGCGGCGCACTCTTCGACGCCGACGCGGCCATCGGGCTGACCTCGGGCGGGAGCGGTGACTGCACGTCCGGCGGCGAGACCTTCTTCCAGCCGGTACCGGCGGCGCTGAGCGCGGAGGGGGCCACTCTTCCGTAG
- a CDS encoding erythromycin esterase family protein gives MPDTDQDRIRNHALPLTDQASLDPLVERIGDARYVLLGEASHGTADYYQVRDALTRRLIEEKGFSFVAVEGDWPDCQAVHCAVVAAPGAPEDPGEVLAGFRRWPAWMWANTDVAAFARWLRRHNEALPPERRVGFFGLDVYSLWESLHAVLGHLREHDPDQVEHALEAYRCFEPYAADSQSYAPATRYVPEGCEPQVVSLLTELRRRAAGAAGPDGSLAEFAARQNAEVLAGAERYYRAMLDSGPESWNIRDHHMADTLDRLMEYYGPDAKAVVWEHNTHIGDARATDMADIGEVNVGQLVRERHMGKGVVLVGFGSHSGTVVAADAWGDAPRIMSVPPARTGSLEDLLHRALPGARALFVFPHVQLQHPPSAGRGEWFHEERGHRAIGVVYRPQHERVRNYVPTVLAQRYDAFCYLDRTQALTPLHPLPAETPEQQTWPVGV, from the coding sequence GTGCCCGACACCGACCAGGACCGCATACGGAACCATGCCCTGCCGCTGACCGATCAGGCGTCTTTGGACCCCCTGGTGGAGCGCATCGGCGACGCCCGCTATGTGCTGCTCGGCGAGGCCTCCCACGGCACCGCCGACTACTACCAGGTACGGGATGCGCTGACGCGCCGGCTCATCGAGGAGAAGGGATTCTCCTTCGTCGCCGTGGAGGGCGACTGGCCGGACTGCCAGGCCGTCCACTGCGCGGTGGTCGCCGCGCCGGGCGCGCCCGAGGACCCCGGCGAGGTGCTGGCCGGCTTCAGGCGCTGGCCGGCCTGGATGTGGGCCAACACCGACGTGGCCGCCTTCGCCCGCTGGCTGCGCCGCCACAACGAGGCACTGCCGCCCGAGCGGCGCGTCGGCTTCTTCGGGCTGGACGTCTACAGCCTGTGGGAGTCGCTGCACGCGGTGCTCGGTCATCTGCGCGAGCACGACCCCGACCAGGTGGAGCACGCCCTGGAGGCGTACCGCTGCTTCGAGCCGTACGCCGCGGATTCGCAGTCGTACGCGCCGGCCACCCGATATGTGCCCGAGGGCTGCGAGCCACAGGTGGTGTCCCTGCTCACGGAGCTGCGGCGGCGGGCCGCCGGGGCGGCCGGCCCGGACGGCTCGCTCGCGGAGTTCGCCGCCCGGCAGAACGCCGAGGTACTGGCCGGCGCCGAGCGCTACTACCGGGCCATGCTCGACAGCGGGCCCGAGTCCTGGAACATCCGCGACCACCACATGGCCGACACCCTGGACCGGCTGATGGAGTACTACGGCCCCGACGCCAAGGCGGTGGTGTGGGAGCACAACACCCACATCGGTGACGCGCGAGCCACGGACATGGCCGACATCGGCGAGGTCAACGTCGGTCAGCTGGTGCGGGAACGCCACATGGGCAAGGGCGTGGTGCTGGTCGGTTTCGGCTCGCACTCCGGCACCGTGGTCGCCGCGGACGCCTGGGGGGACGCACCGAGGATCATGAGTGTGCCGCCCGCCCGCACGGGCAGCCTGGAGGATCTGCTGCACCGGGCACTGCCCGGCGCGCGGGCGCTGTTCGTCTTCCCGCATGTGCAGTTGCAGCATCCGCCCTCTGCCGGCCGAGGCGAGTGGTTCCACGAAGAGCGCGGTCACCGCGCGATCGGCGTGGTGTACCGGCCGCAGCACGAGCGCGTCCGCAACTACGTCCCCACGGTCCTGGCCCAGCGCTACGACGCCTTCTGCTACCTCGACCGCACTCAGGCGCTCACGCCCCTGCACCCCCTGCCCGCGGAGACCCCGGAGCAGCAGACCTGGCCCGTCGGCGTGTGA
- a CDS encoding CBS domain-containing protein — protein MCSADLVTCSPQDDIDQAVRMMREHALRRLPVIEDGRLVGTLTLGGLAIERDPQSALADIGSAEPNLSVAIPQGVPPAAAVALRLRHVCRSRSPLSADRGGPAPGSPLPAGCTVRFPVRTYAGTGGA, from the coding sequence GTGTGCAGCGCCGACCTGGTCACCTGCTCCCCGCAGGACGACATCGACCAGGCCGTACGGATGATGCGCGAGCACGCCCTGCGGCGGCTGCCGGTCATCGAGGACGGCCGGCTGGTCGGCACACTCACCCTGGGCGGCCTGGCCATCGAGCGCGATCCGCAGTCCGCCCTCGCCGACATCGGCTCCGCGGAGCCGAACCTATCGGTGGCGATCCCGCAGGGGGTGCCTCCCGCTGCTGCCGTCGCCCTTCGGCTTCGGCACGTGTGCCGAAGCCGTTCGCCGTTGTCCGCGGACCGCGGCGGACCGGCCCCCGGCTCTCCGCTCCCAGCCGGGTGCACGGTCCGCTTCCCGGTGCGCACGTACGCCGGCACAGGAGGTGCCTGA
- a CDS encoding universal stress protein — MTTVGRSGTVLVGMDDTSDAWLAVEWAAAEAELSGDALRILHSVDLGEEPEGADQEDDARVVQTGAGVLDDAQARIALARPGLGTDVVLARGHPAEALVAAARDADARLIVVGTRGRGGFTGLLVGSVSLKLAAHADRPVAVVRGRSDGDAVRDVVVVGIADERDGDVVRFGLAEAGRRGTTVRLLHAWTPLSRAGLMVPQVSRVDDDMRLHEQLLDRALAPVAEYPRVHAEPEMVIGSAAGVLVEASERAGLVVVGRRPPRGRLGLRLGTVSHAVLHHANCPVAVVPVAAGQPED, encoded by the coding sequence ATGACCACAGTCGGCCGATCCGGCACCGTACTGGTCGGCATGGATGACACGTCGGACGCCTGGCTCGCCGTCGAGTGGGCCGCCGCCGAGGCCGAGCTGAGCGGTGATGCGCTGCGGATCCTCCACTCCGTCGACCTCGGCGAAGAACCGGAGGGTGCGGATCAGGAGGACGACGCACGCGTCGTGCAGACAGGTGCCGGTGTCCTGGACGACGCCCAGGCCAGGATCGCTCTCGCCAGGCCCGGCCTCGGGACCGACGTCGTCCTCGCCCGGGGCCATCCGGCCGAGGCGCTGGTGGCGGCCGCCCGGGATGCCGACGCCCGGCTGATCGTGGTGGGGACCCGCGGTCGGGGCGGCTTCACCGGGCTGCTGGTGGGCTCGGTGAGTCTGAAGCTCGCCGCCCATGCGGACCGGCCGGTGGCCGTCGTCCGAGGGCGGAGCGACGGGGACGCGGTGCGCGACGTGGTCGTGGTCGGCATCGCGGACGAGCGTGACGGGGACGTCGTACGGTTCGGCCTCGCCGAGGCGGGACGGCGTGGTACCACGGTGCGTCTGCTGCACGCCTGGACTCCGCTGTCCCGGGCCGGTCTGATGGTGCCTCAGGTGAGCCGGGTGGACGACGACATGCGCCTGCACGAGCAACTGCTCGACCGCGCCCTCGCGCCGGTCGCCGAGTACCCGAGGGTGCACGCGGAACCGGAGATGGTCATCGGCTCGGCCGCCGGTGTGCTCGTGGAGGCTTCGGAGCGGGCCGGTCTGGTCGTGGTGGGGCGCCGTCCGCCTCGCGGTCGGCTGGGGCTGCGGCTGGGAACCGTGTCGCATGCCGTGCTGCACCATGCGAACTGTCCGGTCGCCGTGGTGCCCGTTGCGGCGGGTCAGCCGGAGGATTGA
- a CDS encoding polysaccharide pyruvyl transferase family protein has protein sequence MNGAGSVTVGVLGSYGGRNVGDEAILTALLDRVRAGRPGTRFAVFSRNPGHTRGVHPEVEVVGWEGVCKEGISGPLRRLSVLVLGGGGILYDTEARRYLRLARTAQDLGIPLFAYAVGAGPLTDEADCAWVRAALSDAVEVTVRDEESKLVLEEAGLTRPVSVTADPALLLEPGDRGRALLRAEAVPRGRRLVGMSVREPGRAAEHLDEEGYHQLLASVADFLVHRLDAHVVFVSMERGDIRHAHAVVSRMATADRCTVLHGDYGPQQVLDIVAQLDLAVGMRLHFLIFAALAGIPLLPLPYAGKVFDFAQQVGAPALRGVIRETTGLLLAEVDRLWDERPARTADTAARTAALRSRAAQTADRLLAHLDRTTAHDVVQDGTPVPASTTG, from the coding sequence ATGAACGGCGCAGGCAGCGTGACCGTGGGCGTACTGGGCTCCTACGGGGGCCGAAACGTCGGCGACGAGGCGATCCTCACCGCCCTGCTGGACCGCGTTCGGGCCGGGCGGCCGGGTACGCGCTTCGCGGTCTTCTCCCGCAATCCCGGGCACACCCGCGGCGTCCATCCGGAGGTCGAGGTCGTCGGCTGGGAGGGGGTGTGCAAGGAGGGCATCTCCGGGCCTCTGCGCCGGCTGAGCGTGCTCGTGCTCGGTGGCGGCGGAATCCTGTACGACACCGAGGCGCGCCGCTATCTGCGCCTGGCCCGCACCGCCCAGGATCTCGGCATTCCCCTCTTCGCCTACGCCGTGGGAGCCGGTCCGCTGACCGACGAGGCGGACTGTGCGTGGGTCCGCGCTGCGCTCTCCGACGCGGTCGAGGTGACCGTCCGTGACGAGGAGTCGAAGCTCGTACTCGAAGAGGCCGGGCTCACCCGGCCCGTGTCCGTGACCGCCGATCCTGCGCTGCTGCTGGAACCCGGCGATCGCGGCCGGGCACTGCTGCGGGCGGAGGCCGTACCACGCGGGAGGCGCCTGGTGGGCATGAGCGTGCGGGAGCCCGGACGCGCGGCCGAGCACCTCGACGAGGAGGGGTACCACCAGCTCCTGGCGAGCGTGGCGGATTTCCTCGTCCACCGCCTGGACGCTCATGTCGTCTTCGTCTCGATGGAACGAGGCGACATCCGGCACGCGCACGCCGTGGTGTCCCGCATGGCCACGGCGGACCGCTGCACGGTGCTGCACGGCGACTACGGGCCGCAGCAGGTCCTCGACATCGTCGCGCAACTCGACCTGGCCGTCGGCATGAGGCTGCACTTTCTGATCTTCGCCGCGCTGGCGGGCATTCCGCTGCTGCCGCTGCCCTACGCCGGCAAGGTCTTCGACTTCGCCCAGCAGGTCGGCGCGCCCGCCCTGCGCGGCGTGATCAGGGAGACGACGGGGCTGCTGCTGGCGGAGGTGGACCGCCTGTGGGACGAGCGACCCGCCCGGACGGCGGACACAGCAGCTCGCACGGCGGCGCTGCGGTCGCGGGCGGCGCAGACCGCTGACCGGCTTCTTGCCCACCTGGACCGGACCACGGCGCACGACGTCGTCCAAGACGGCACGCCGGTGCCCGCCTCCACTACGGGCTGA
- a CDS encoding sigma-70 family RNA polymerase sigma factor: MPGPARSAVADPRERRRAAARSARPRSRVPETGEEPDLLGQYLTQIAATPLLDAAGEVRLAQRIEAGVQAVEELERAESGEGGLAPQRRRELEAAVREGGHAKDHMIRANLRLVVSIAKRHAHRGAPLLDLIQEGNLGLIRAVEKFDHTKGFKFSTYATWWIRQAIERGLAQHARTVRLPMHVVEELQKLAKAERRLQLRHDHEPTDDEVARESGFDESRVAWLRRVGRHTLSLDTPVDDTGETVVGDLIPATDILQAPQVAEYRALAEDLRDALGVLAPREAMILSLRYGLHDGHPRTLQQVAEQVGLTRERVRQLEKESLTRLRAPETGERLLDWAG, translated from the coding sequence ATGCCTGGCCCGGCACGATCCGCCGTGGCGGACCCCCGAGAACGCCGCCGTGCCGCGGCCCGCTCCGCACGCCCGCGGAGCCGGGTCCCGGAGACCGGCGAGGAACCCGATCTGCTCGGCCAGTACCTGACCCAGATCGCCGCGACCCCGCTGCTCGACGCCGCGGGCGAGGTACGGCTGGCCCAGCGCATCGAGGCCGGTGTGCAGGCCGTCGAGGAACTGGAGCGGGCGGAGAGCGGCGAGGGCGGCCTTGCGCCGCAGCGGCGCCGTGAACTGGAGGCGGCCGTACGGGAGGGCGGGCACGCGAAGGACCATATGATCCGGGCCAACCTGCGGCTCGTGGTGTCCATCGCCAAACGGCACGCGCATCGAGGCGCGCCCCTGCTCGACCTGATCCAGGAGGGCAACCTCGGACTGATCCGGGCCGTGGAGAAGTTCGACCACACCAAGGGCTTCAAGTTCTCCACGTACGCCACCTGGTGGATCCGGCAGGCGATCGAACGGGGCCTGGCCCAGCACGCTCGTACGGTACGGCTGCCGATGCATGTCGTGGAGGAGTTGCAGAAGCTCGCGAAGGCCGAACGGCGACTCCAGCTGCGCCACGACCACGAGCCGACGGACGACGAGGTCGCCCGGGAGAGCGGGTTCGACGAGAGCCGGGTCGCCTGGCTGCGCAGGGTCGGGCGGCACACGCTCAGCCTGGACACGCCAGTGGACGACACCGGCGAGACGGTTGTCGGTGACCTCATCCCCGCCACCGACATACTCCAGGCTCCGCAGGTGGCCGAGTACCGGGCGCTCGCCGAGGATCTGAGGGACGCCCTGGGTGTGCTGGCACCTCGCGAAGCCATGATCCTCAGCCTGCGCTACGGGCTGCACGACGGGCACCCGCGCACGCTGCAGCAGGTGGCCGAGCAGGTGGGGCTGACCCGGGAACGCGTGCGCCAGCTGGAGAAAGAGTCCCTCACCCGGCTGCGGGCACCCGAGACGGGCGAGCGGCTGCTGGACTGGGCGGGCTGA
- a CDS encoding permease — translation MHAIGHALSIAGSMTWEITWALILGFTLSAVVQAVVHRETVVRLLGDDRPRTLARSAGLGAASSSCSYAAVALARSLFRKGADFTAAMAFEIASTNLVIELGVILAMLMGWQFTAAEFVGGPIMIVVLAVLFRVLLRERLLRQAREQAERGLAGSMEGHAAMDMSVGGKGGFVRRLLSREGLTSVSHIFVMEWAAILRDLVAGLLIAGAIAAWVPDDFWRAFFLADHPLAARLIGPLVGPLVAIATFVCSIGNVPLAVVLWKGGISFGGVIAFIYADLLILPILNIYRKYYGARMAAFLLGTFSAAMAVAGYIVEFAFGGLGLIPDQADAKIPQEGVSWNYTTWLNIAFLVLAAALVVRFLRTGGPAMLRMMGGSPDHGEHEHDRSHGPAEHHRR, via the coding sequence ATGCACGCGATCGGACACGCGTTGTCCATTGCCGGGTCGATGACCTGGGAGATCACCTGGGCGTTGATCCTCGGCTTCACCCTGTCCGCCGTCGTCCAGGCGGTGGTGCACCGCGAGACGGTCGTACGGCTGCTGGGGGACGACCGACCCCGTACGCTCGCCCGGTCCGCGGGGCTCGGCGCGGCCTCGTCGTCCTGTTCCTACGCTGCCGTCGCGCTCGCCCGCTCGCTGTTCCGCAAGGGGGCGGACTTCACCGCGGCGATGGCCTTCGAGATCGCCTCGACCAACCTGGTGATCGAACTGGGCGTGATCCTGGCGATGTTGATGGGCTGGCAGTTCACCGCCGCGGAGTTCGTGGGCGGCCCGATCATGATCGTCGTCCTGGCCGTTCTGTTCCGGGTCCTCCTTCGCGAGCGGCTGCTGCGGCAAGCTCGGGAGCAGGCCGAGCGGGGGCTCGCCGGGTCGATGGAGGGGCACGCGGCGATGGACATGTCCGTGGGCGGCAAGGGCGGTTTCGTCCGCCGGCTCCTCTCCCGCGAGGGTCTCACCTCCGTCTCGCACATCTTCGTCATGGAGTGGGCGGCGATCCTGCGCGACCTGGTGGCGGGGCTGCTGATCGCCGGGGCGATCGCCGCGTGGGTGCCGGACGACTTCTGGCGCGCCTTCTTCCTGGCCGACCATCCGCTCGCGGCCAGGCTGATCGGGCCGCTGGTCGGGCCGCTGGTGGCGATCGCCACGTTCGTCTGCTCCATCGGCAACGTGCCGCTGGCGGTGGTGCTGTGGAAGGGCGGCATCAGTTTCGGCGGTGTCATCGCCTTCATCTACGCCGACCTGCTGATCCTGCCGATCCTCAACATCTACCGGAAGTACTACGGCGCCCGGATGGCCGCCTTCCTGCTGGGCACCTTCTCCGCCGCGATGGCGGTGGCCGGCTACATCGTGGAGTTCGCCTTCGGGGGTCTCGGTCTCATCCCTGACCAGGCCGACGCGAAGATTCCCCAGGAGGGCGTCAGCTGGAACTACACGACCTGGCTCAACATCGCCTTCCTCGTGCTGGCCGCCGCCCTCGTGGTCCGTTTCCTGCGGACCGGCGGCCCGGCGATGCTACGGATGATGGGCGGCTCTCCGGACCATGGCGAACACGAACACGACCGTTCACATGGGCCGGCCGAACACCACCGTCGCTGA
- a CDS encoding site-2 protease family protein, with translation MGPTLSLGHLAGIRIRAHWSVLVIFVLIVFGLAADRLPHAHPGLPGWLYVVGGLATAVVFLLSLLAHELSHAIVARRNGVDSDDITLWLLGGAARLRSEAPSPAAELRIAGVGPLVSLALGGAFTLLTILFHRVHGPGLLVEALGWLAGINVLLAVFNALPAAPLDGGRLLRALVWWRTGSRLRATEVATTAGRALGWLLIAAGVYLVFTGAAADGAWLILIGWFMIAMATAEGGQAELRELLGSVPVCRAMTPDPMTVPAATTIQEFLSGPSWVYRHSAFPVTDPAGRPMGLISVAKAGQVPPAERERTTVTSVMAPLDTLPTARPDDRLVDLLPAVQAAPAHRALVLSEERVVGILTQSDISRVTNWLTSAGPTGINRVQPSG, from the coding sequence ATGGGGCCGACGCTCTCGCTGGGACACCTGGCGGGCATCCGCATCAGGGCGCACTGGAGTGTCCTGGTCATCTTCGTCCTGATCGTCTTCGGACTGGCCGCCGACCGTCTGCCGCACGCCCACCCGGGCCTTCCGGGCTGGCTGTACGTCGTGGGGGGGCTGGCCACCGCCGTGGTCTTCCTGCTGTCGCTCCTGGCCCACGAGCTGAGCCATGCGATCGTCGCCCGCCGCAACGGCGTGGACAGCGACGACATCACGCTGTGGCTGCTGGGCGGGGCCGCCCGCCTCAGGAGCGAGGCCCCGAGCCCGGCGGCCGAGCTGCGCATCGCCGGCGTCGGGCCCCTCGTCAGCCTCGCCCTGGGCGGGGCGTTCACGCTGCTGACCATCCTGTTCCACCGGGTGCACGGACCGGGGCTGCTGGTCGAGGCGCTGGGCTGGCTGGCCGGGATCAACGTCCTGCTGGCGGTGTTCAACGCGCTGCCGGCCGCGCCGCTCGACGGCGGACGGCTGCTGCGCGCCCTCGTGTGGTGGCGCACCGGCAGCCGTCTGCGGGCCACCGAGGTCGCCACCACCGCCGGCCGCGCCCTCGGCTGGCTGCTCATCGCCGCCGGGGTGTACCTCGTCTTCACCGGTGCCGCGGCCGACGGGGCCTGGCTGATACTGATCGGCTGGTTCATGATCGCCATGGCCACCGCGGAGGGTGGCCAGGCCGAGCTGCGGGAACTGCTCGGCTCGGTGCCGGTGTGCCGGGCGATGACCCCGGACCCCATGACGGTGCCGGCCGCCACCACGATCCAGGAGTTCCTGAGCGGCCCGTCCTGGGTCTATCGTCACTCGGCCTTCCCGGTCACCGATCCCGCCGGACGGCCCATGGGGCTGATCAGCGTCGCCAAGGCCGGACAGGTCCCCCCGGCGGAACGCGAGCGCACCACGGTCACCAGCGTGATGGCGCCCCTCGACACCCTCCCGACCGCGCGCCCCGACGACCGGCTGGTCGATCTCCTGCCCGCCGTCCAGGCCGCCCCGGCCCACCGCGCTCTCGTCCTGTCCGAAGAGCGGGTCGTCGGCATCCTCACGCAGTCCGACATCAGCCGGGTCACCAACTGGCTCACCTCGGCCGGGCCGACGGGCATCAACCGTGTCCAGCCCTCGGGCTGA
- a CDS encoding ATP-binding protein: MATGVDVAVLIGLQAAGKSTFYEQCLSDRYALVSKDLFPRGARNKQQRQMRLVAEHLAAGRPVTVDNTNPSPQEWGPLVETAHAHGATVTAYWFPPDMAGSLRRNATREGRERVPDVGVLATLRRLRAPSTADGFDEVREVRFDGRGGFEVRGSGTRRGRRRPRQPGP, translated from the coding sequence ATGGCGACCGGAGTGGATGTGGCCGTGCTGATCGGGTTGCAGGCTGCTGGGAAGAGCACCTTTTACGAGCAGTGTCTGTCCGACCGATACGCACTGGTCAGCAAGGACTTGTTTCCGCGGGGCGCCAGGAACAAGCAGCAGCGGCAGATGCGGCTCGTGGCGGAACACCTGGCGGCGGGGAGGCCGGTGACGGTCGACAACACCAATCCCTCCCCGCAGGAGTGGGGCCCGCTGGTGGAGACCGCCCATGCCCACGGGGCGACGGTGACGGCCTACTGGTTTCCTCCGGACATGGCCGGCTCGCTTCGGCGCAACGCGACCCGCGAGGGCCGTGAACGCGTCCCCGACGTCGGCGTCCTGGCCACGTTGCGGCGGCTGCGCGCGCCGTCGACGGCGGATGGCTTCGACGAGGTGCGCGAGGTGCGGTTCGATGGGCGAGGTGGCTTCGAGGTGCGGGGATCAGGGACGAGACGGGGACGGAGGCGGCCCAGGCAGCCGGGGCCGTGA
- a CDS encoding YbhB/YbcL family Raf kinase inhibitor-like protein gives MAGIELTSAAFSDHSMIPRHYAHDADNVSPPLTWSGVPDDAAELALLCEDPDAPSGTFVHWLITGIDPRIGGLDAGETPQGSQAHRNGFGERGWGGPQPPVGDDAHRYFFRLYALPAPVSIPDRATADDAHAVLDREQLASGTIVGLYQR, from the coding sequence ATGGCCGGTATCGAACTCACAAGCGCAGCATTCAGTGATCACAGCATGATCCCGCGCCACTACGCCCATGACGCGGACAACGTCTCTCCACCGCTCACCTGGTCCGGTGTACCGGACGACGCGGCGGAGCTGGCCCTGCTGTGCGAAGACCCGGACGCACCGTCCGGGACCTTCGTGCACTGGCTCATCACCGGCATCGACCCCCGCATCGGGGGCTTGGACGCCGGCGAGACGCCACAGGGCAGTCAGGCACATCGCAACGGCTTCGGGGAACGGGGCTGGGGTGGCCCGCAGCCGCCGGTCGGCGACGACGCCCACCGGTACTTCTTCCGCCTCTACGCCCTTCCCGCCCCGGTCTCGATCCCGGACCGCGCCACCGCCGACGACGCACACGCCGTTCTCGACCGGGAGCAACTGGCCAGCGGCACCATCGTGGGGCTGTACCAACGCTGA
- a CDS encoding FAD-dependent oxidoreductase, which translates to MSYLMPPRVPRRVELPPREALHAGATQVLVVGGGPAGLGAALGASNAGAEVVLVERYGFLGGNATAALVMPLMSFHNEVKQAVPGDTARLLPPDHGEGEPVVGGVLWMLLDRLVRTGAAIRPSLETGYTVPFDPELFKLVAYELLEYHEVRTLLHAFASDVLSMPDRARAVFETKSGPLVMDADVIVDCTGDGDIAAAAGAAYEIGRPEDGWTQPMTLMFRMVRFDHDTFTAYTRAHPDQWRGVHGLWDLVRAATDAGELDLPREDMLFFATPNTGEVAVNSTRVTEVLGTSVWDLTRAEFTAHRQMAQIARFLRDRVPGFADSYVVQSGVQVGVRETRRILGDYQLTGEDVLTARAFDDAIARGAYPVDIHNPSGRGTTLKRLPRGKSYDIPLRCLLPHGLDRILVAGRCMSGDHVAHSSYRVMPISMATGQAAGVCAALAATRRRRPRDIPASAVQRELRAQGASLR; encoded by the coding sequence GTGTCCTACCTGATGCCGCCCCGCGTCCCCAGACGAGTGGAACTCCCGCCGCGTGAAGCCCTGCACGCGGGCGCCACCCAGGTGCTGGTCGTCGGCGGCGGACCGGCGGGCCTCGGCGCGGCCCTCGGTGCCTCGAACGCGGGCGCCGAGGTGGTCCTGGTCGAGCGCTACGGTTTCCTCGGCGGCAACGCCACCGCGGCCCTGGTGATGCCGCTGATGAGTTTCCACAACGAGGTCAAGCAGGCCGTGCCGGGCGACACCGCGCGCCTGCTGCCGCCCGACCACGGCGAGGGCGAACCGGTTGTCGGCGGGGTGCTGTGGATGCTGCTCGACCGGCTCGTGCGCACGGGAGCGGCGATCCGGCCCTCACTGGAGACCGGCTACACCGTGCCCTTCGACCCGGAGCTGTTCAAGCTGGTGGCGTACGAGCTGCTGGAGTACCACGAGGTCCGTACGCTCCTGCATGCCTTCGCCTCCGACGTGCTCAGCATGCCCGACCGGGCGCGTGCGGTGTTCGAGACGAAGTCGGGCCCCCTCGTCATGGACGCGGACGTCATCGTCGACTGCACCGGGGACGGCGACATCGCCGCGGCGGCGGGGGCGGCATACGAGATCGGCCGGCCGGAGGACGGCTGGACGCAGCCCATGACGCTCATGTTCCGCATGGTCCGCTTCGACCACGACACGTTCACCGCCTACACCCGCGCCCACCCCGATCAGTGGAGGGGGGTGCACGGGCTGTGGGACCTGGTCCGTGCCGCCACGGACGCCGGGGAACTCGACCTGCCACGCGAGGACATGCTCTTCTTCGCCACCCCCAACACCGGTGAGGTGGCGGTCAACTCCACCCGCGTCACCGAGGTGCTGGGCACCAGCGTCTGGGACCTCACCCGCGCGGAGTTCACGGCTCACCGCCAGATGGCGCAGATCGCCCGTTTCCTGCGCGACCGGGTGCCGGGCTTCGCCGATTCCTACGTCGTCCAGAGCGGCGTCCAGGTCGGTGTCCGGGAGACGCGCCGGATCCTGGGCGACTACCAGCTGACGGGCGAAGACGTGCTCACGGCCCGCGCGTTCGACGACGCGATCGCACGGGGCGCCTACCCGGTGGACATCCACAACCCGAGCGGCCGCGGCACCACACTCAAGCGGCTGCCGCGCGGGAAGTCCTACGACATCCCCCTGCGCTGTCTGCTGCCCCACGGCCTGGACCGGATCCTGGTCGCGGGCCGCTGCATGTCCGGCGACCACGTGGCCCACTCCTCCTACCGCGTCATGCCGATCTCCATGGCCACCGGCCAGGCGGCGGGCGTCTGCGCGGCCCTCGCCGCGACCCGGCGCCGACGGCCGCGGGACATCCCGGCGAGCGCGGTCCAGCGGGAACTCCGCGCACAGGGCGCAAGCCTGCGCTGA